tcagTTGGCTTGTTTgtgtttctggtattgagcttcatgagctgcttgtatatttggagattaattctttgtcaagttgttttgtttgctattatttcctcctattctgagggttgtcttttcatcttgcctATGGTTTCCTTCGTCctgcaaaagctttaaagtttacTTAGTTCTAATTCCGGTTTTAtaggaaatctccacactgttttccatagcggctgtactagtttgcattcgcaccaacagtgtaagagggttcccttttctccataccctctccagcatttattgcttgtagacttctggatagcagccaccctgactggcatgtaatggtacctcattgtggttttgatttgcatttctctgataatgagtgatgttgagcatcttttcatgtgtttgttagccatctgtatgtcttctttggagaaatgtctgtttagttctttggcccattttttgattgggtcatttatttttctggaattgagctgcaggagttgcttgtatatttttgagattaatcctttgtctgttgcttcatttgctattattttttcccaatctgagggctgtcttttcaccttgcttatagtttcctttgttgtgcaaaagtttttaagtttaattaggtcccatttgtttcttgcttttatttccaatattctgggagatggatcatagaggatcctgctgtgatttatgtcggagagtgttttgcctatgttctcctctaggagttttatagtttctggtcttacatttagatctttaatccattttgagtttatttttgtgtatggggtTAGAAagtgcttctcttgttgtggaggtcCTAGGGTGCACAGATTTGGTAGATttggtgcaggggcttagctgcccagaggcacgtgggatcttctcagagcgggggttgaacctgcatcccctgagccctggaccaccagggaaggcccgcCCTGGGCCCTTTTCCATCCttatctccctctccctctctgctaCTTCTTCCAACCATCTTCCAGTTCTGTTCTTAGGCCTTGCTCTCCTGGACAACCAAATCCAAACAATAAATTTcctcatgtgaaaaaaaaaactcttaaattgAGCTATAAAATACTACACCTGGCTCCTGGGCAGTTGAGTAATCCCACAGGAATGGAAGTGAAAGGGCTTTGTAAACTGGGCAACCCTGAAACCAAGGTGAGGGGTCAGTGTGAGCAGAGATATTCCCGAGGGAAGCTCGGGGACTTGGGGGCTGCTGGGTGGGGGACCCAGGCCCCCGTCTTCAGGGAGTGCTGAGCAGAAGGGGTGCTACCGCCTTGGAGGTGATGAAAGGTGAGGACAGAGAGGTGtgggggggaagggagagggggtgCAGACAGAGGGGCCTCCTGGAGTGTGAAGAGGTACGGAGTGCATCCTTGACCTGCCCACCAGATTCAGGTGACTTGGCACAAATGGGTGACTCACCAGCTCAACAGAGCCTGTGACAAGGTCCCTCAAGTCCATCCACCCAGCTCTGCGGGGACTCGCCCTCGGTCAGTCAGCCTCACCTCCTGATTTGGCCTCTGGCCGGCGAAGGGAGGGACTGAATTACAATGGGAGGGTCCAGGATTCTggttccctcaccctccactCAGCAAACACCGAAAAGCTGAGCCCGTTTCCATGCCGGTCAGCTTGTGGTTGGGATCCAAGGTGAACAAGCCACTCCCTGATCTCTCGGAGGCTGCAGAACAGGAGATAGGCAGTTTGAACAGCACTGAAGCAGCCAGCCTGCTGAGGGAGGGGTCCTGGGCTCAGGGGAGGGACATCTGACCCAGGATCCAAGcacggggcaggggtggggggctggggggaggtgggggccagTAATGGTGGAACTCTTCTGGGAGAAGCTGAGATCCACCCATAAGTCTTAGAACGCATCCTTGAGAGAGGAAGGGCACTCTGAACAGGACTATGTtagtgctaagtcgtttcagttgtgtccgactctgtgtgaccctgtggactgtagcccaccaggcttctctgtccatgggatcctccaggcaagaatactggagtgggttgccatgcctggagaatgccatggacagaggagcctggtgggctacagtccatggtgttgcaaaaagtcagacacaactgaacgactaacaggGAGAACATGGCAGGGTCGAACAGGGTGGCCTGGCTCATTTGGGAAATTTCGTTATGTCTGAGGCCCAGAGACACGGAAGGGGACAGACGTAACTGGAGACGGAGGCGGTGCCAGGAAGGGCAATGGGAGCCCCGAGGGGTTTAAAGCTGGAGATAGGGACTTTCCtgccggtccagtggttaagactccaggcttgtcttccaatgcagggggcacgggttcagttccaggtcagggaactaagatctcacatgctgtgtagtgtggtccaaaaaaagaaaagaatgaagcaggAGATACAAGGGGTCAGATTTGAGTCTGGCTCCAGCCTGCTTGTTGAAGCAATGGCTAGGTGGAGGAGACCAGATAAGGGGGCTCACTCATTCATTTGACAAGCGCTCTGTGGTGTTCAACCAGGGGTCAAGCCACATGCTGCTGAGGAGGTCCAGGTGAGGGGTTGTAGTGGCCTAGATGGTGGCCAGGGTGGAGTGAAAGGGGCAAAGATTTTGGGAGGCTCTCTCACTGCATTATATAGACACAAGCTGGCATCTGAATCCTGGTCCAATATGTATGAATCTGAAAACTGGGGACCCGTTATTTCCTGGATGGATGACTGACAGGCAGGGCTGAGCCCAAGTCTCAGGGGTCCCGGGGGAGAAGCAGCCATTCCTGGAGACCCACCCGGAGTGGCCCAGCCCagcctgcctccttcctccccttgcCTCTGCCCCAGGCTCCAGAAAGCTTCCATGCAATCCAGGCTGAGAATAACCTTTCCAGTAAGTGGGTGAAACCCAAACATCCCAGTTTCTTTTCCTTGGTGCTGGCACGGAGCTAAGTGACTCCTCCAGGGTCACACAGGAGTCAGAGGCCCAGCTgggatccagagtctgtgcttgttttctatttctgagcGCCTCTCCCACTAAGGTTGCAGGATCTTTGAGAGCAGGAACTGTCTTCTCCGTCCAACTTTGTTTTCTAGAGATGTCTCCCCTAGCAGATTAGGAACTTTCCAGAGGGTAGAATGAAGAATGGAAATACAATTCAGGGAAGCTGTTTTGCTGCCATTTAATAGTTAtttggggctccccaggtggtgctagtggtaaagaatccgcctgccaatgcaggaggcgtgggttcgatccctgggtcggagagatcccctggaggagggaatggcaacccactccaatattcttgcctggaaaatcccatggacagaaggagccgggcaggctatggttcatcggggtgcaaagagtcaaacacgactgaagcgacttagcatgcatacacacaataGTTGTTTGAATTTGTGACAGATCCGGTAtttgcctcagtctcctcatttgtaaaacgaGGTTAATGATAATACTACCTATTGTGAGGATTGAGAGATATATGATAGAAGAGACAAGATTTTAAGAGTCTTGGGGGTATGAAGAGGACAAAAATACCAAGCAATACCAAGCACAGACCATGAAAAACAGCCAGAAATGAGAGCAAAGGCAACTTGACGGTAGGCTCCATGAATGGGATTTTTGTTCATGTTACATGCTGTAGTTTTCCAGGTGCCCGGGACACAGTCTGGTCCAGGATGGGTGTTCAGTGAGCACTAGTTGGAGGAATGAATAGAATTCCTTCTATGGAATGAATAGAGTCCAGGTGTTGATGGTGGACAGTGGGGTGCTGGCTCAGAACTAGGGTGGGAAGGCTTCTGGGAGTGGGTAGGGGAAGGCCcaggcctggagggctgctgggAGTGGGTATATCTGCTCCAGAACCCATAAAACTCTGAGGATTTGACAATGCACCCCTATAACCTTGCCTGGGTTATGGATCCAGTGTTAAGAGGGGGATTtccctgccaggatcctctcagCTTCTAAACCACGTCCTCCACCTGCCATCCCCCAGGAGTTCATGGGCACAATGGCAGTGATGTGCGAGCTCACCCCTCCTCCACACACAGGGTACCCCTCCTCAGCCCTTGATGCTTCAGGAATCCCTCCTGGGCCCCACCCTCGGCTCCAGCTGCTGTCCCCCACTTCCTGTTGCTAGAAAGCTCCACTCAGAAAGCTGACTCATCTCTAGTCACAGTGGCCCAAGACCACAACTCAGCTCCTTTTATCATTTGTGAGCAACTCTACAAAGCTGTGACCAGTCAAGTCATACCGAGAGCCTTTGTGGCCTTCACCGCACAGGGGGCTAAAACCCTGTGCAATGGGACTGCTTGGAGCCACTTGGGTTGCGGGTGGGGGAGCTTTGTGAGATGGCCACGTGCTAaggtaataaataaaattgttactgggttggccacaaagtttgtttgggtttttccaataCGTTGAGGCTGTAAGGGCCTATCGCAAACCAgagaagtttgtgtgtgtgtgtgtgtgttgagagagagggacaggagaggagagggagggagggagggaggtggagagaTGCTTTGGCAAAGGGAAGGATGGTATCAAGTCGTTGCAGAACCCGTTGGTATTTTAAAGACATATGATCCTCTATAAACACAGCCACACCCTCATGAAAAATGCGCCTCACTCCTGAAATCACAgaactttccattttttccaacaGATTCAAACTTCTAACGAACGTCCTGTGCAGTGTGGGAAGGGGACCCTGAAACTGCCCTGGAAGAGGCCAGTCTCAAAACCACTGGGACCGCGAACTCTGCAAATCCTCCCCTTAAAGCAGCGGTCTCTAACCTTGTTGACACCATGaccatggaagacaatttttccatggacctggggggtgggtgggtgggaggatggtttggggatgattcaagtgcactacatttattgtgcactttatttctattattattcttaCATCAACTCAGATTATCAGACATCAGATtccggaggctggggacccctgccttaAAGGATGCAGACAGGCCCAGCAGAGCCTGTCTGCCTGAGCTTAGAAGGGCTGGTCTCCAGGGTCCTTTCCTGGCTCACCCTCCCGGACACCCTTTCAGGGGACGCCAGACAAGCAAGGACAAAGCAGGTGACTGCTCTCTTCTGGTCCTGGGGGCTGcatgggtttgaacccaggctcaCCATCTATGAAGATTTTCCCAAGTCACCTCTTGGGCCCGCTTCCTCGCCTGAAAAATGGCGATGTAATCCCTACCTCACGGGACTGTTGTGTAAAGCGTGTAGAACAGGGTCTGGCTGGCTGGTGACACCAGCCAGCCATAGTCCCCCGTACTCCTCTCCCCTGGTTCCTGACTCCTTCCTGGTTCTTGGACCCCTTCTGCAATGCTCTACCCCTGTCCTCATTTGGACCTGTTAGCTGTGACCTCCTCCATGAGGCCTGCCCTGACCACATCTTaagcagcctgccccttctccACCTCCCCGCCTCTTTGATGAGTTTGCTCCCTTCCTGACTACTCCAGTTCCCCCCTTGGCCCCCAGGCTGCCCTTAGTACCCCTTGTCCCAGTCCCTCCCAGACTGCCCCCCACCTTGTCCCCACAGCACACACCAGACTGGCTTGTCCATCTCACGTTTTAttgtaaaaatgttaaaataaattacattttactTCATTTCCAGTATGTACATACAGTGTATGTGATTCCAGGACAGCCAGTGACACCCCAGCCAAGTGGGGTCAGGACACTAAGATGAACTCGTTGAAACATTTCACAGAAAGACAGAAGGCCGCTTCTTCCCACCCCGATGCCAGGCCAGCACACCCCTGGGCTATGGACCGAGTCGGGTGTGGATACCCATGTCCATCACCTTCACTGCTACGGGTGGGCGGGGTTCCGGCCCTCTCTGGCCTCACACCACAGGGGAGGGGCCTGAGGGGCAGAGAGGGTGTTTGGGTGACACCCAGCATGCAGTCGCCTGCGACTGATGCCCTCCCCCCATTCTGACACCATGACCTTGGCTAAGGTCACCAAGAAAGGTCCGACTGGGTTGAGGGGTAGGAGAGTGAACACCAGACATCCCGATGCTTGGGACCCCACTCTTTCACCTTTCCTCCCCGCTTTGGCTCTGAAGCCAACAAGAGATGttaggtattaaaaaaaacagcAGTTCATTTAACAAAAGAACAAAACGAAACATGCAGGGCAGAGGCGGCCGGCTCTAGGGTGCGTATCTCGGAGAACCCCAGAACGCTGCCAGTCCCTCGCCAGAAAGAGTCTGTGTACAGTGTCACATTATCGTGTGCTCCCCGCATCGCAAACCCTTCCCTTTCTTACAAACACACAGCAGCTGGAGGGAGGAGCAGGATTCACGTATCTAGCTGGGCCCCACTTGCGAGCCAAGAGCGATCCGGGGAGAGGCGAGGCCCTTGTTCTCAGGGAACGGGGAATGAGGAGCCAGCGGGGCAGGAGCCAGGGCAGAATAAGCCCACTCCTCCAACTCCAGAGCCCCAGCCTCTCTTTCACTGCTCTCGGCTGCCTGCTGTTGCTTGGCCAAAAGGTGACCGAGGGAACggggccctgggctgggctccGTCCCACTGAGTCCACAGGCGGGGCCGCGGGCCACGCTCGGGACCTGCTCTGGGTGCCCTGTCATCAGGAGTGCTTCAGCATCCGCCTTGTTagcgccccgccccctcccctagAAAGACTCTTCCCTACTGAGGTTTGCAGCAGGGGGGGCCAGCCAGGCAGACGAGGTGGGACTGGGGGACGGTTAAACACGAACCCCAGGCAGGGCCCCGAGGTGCTAAAGTGCCCAGCGCCCCCCACCCAGGTTCTCACACCACCCTCACTCTCTCTCTGCAATGCCTATCTCAGTGCCAGGCACACAGGAGCCCGTTAATATTGGTGAATTCACAAGGTCAAGGCCCCCGACCTAAGAGAACCGTGTGACAGTCTTAACCGAACGACAGGACAATGACCCCCGCAGATGCAGACCTTGCTGGGAGCGGTCCTACCAGCCCAGGTGTCCATGAACCATCAGATACACCAGCCGTGCTCGGGACAGATGCCTCCCGCTACCAGGGCACCCATTCTGCTGGGGAACAGAGGGCCTGTCCTGGGCGCCGTGTCTGACCTGTGGCATCTAGCTGCAGGGGATGAAGGTGAGGACGGCCCCTGGCCCCCCACTCCCAGTTCCAGGGCTGCACCCCCCGCCACCAGGGGCCAGGGTCCCAGCCATGGCAGGATGCCCCAGGTTGAGAATAGAAGCCTTGGAAGAGGGGGTGGGGAGCCGGCCCCACCTCACGTGCCTTGGGGGCACTTTGCCTTGTTGTATTCGTTCATCAGCTGCTCATAAGGCACGGACAGCTCTGACTCTGTGCTGGTGAAGGTGGACTCGTCCGAGGAGGGGAACTCGCCCAGGTTCAGGGGCGCCTCGGCTGTGGGCCGCTCCTGGGGCCTCTCCTCGCCGGCCAGGTTGTCCTCCAGCGAGGACTTGGAGGTGTCCTCGTCCAACAGGCCAGCCTCCTTGTTCACAAAAGTGATGCTGGTGCTCTGGAAGATGAGCGGGTGGTAGTCCTGGGCATCCCACGCCTCGCCCTCCTCGCTGATGCGGTCCAGCTGGTTACTGAACACCTCGGAGGTGGGAGAGCCCTCTTCGGGGGGTCCGACCCCGGCTTCCTCTCCGCTGGGCCGCGACACGTGCCCTTTGCTCCGCAGTGTCTGGGATACCTCTTCCAAGCTGGGCACTCGGCTCTTGGAGTAGACCACCAGGGGGCTCAGcgaggagggcagggctggcagCCCGCCCCCCGGGGGCCCTGGCCCTGGGCCCCGCTCCCTACCGCTGCCTGTCTTCATGGCCTTCTTCCCGATTTGCTTGATGAGGTCGTTGTAAGTTTCCTCCTTTTTGGACAGGAAGCTGAAGATGTTGACGTCCTTGGACGCCGCACCGCTCGCCACCTGCAGGGCCTTCCTGGAGTGCGGGGAGCTCTCGAAGGACTCCTTTCGCCGCCGGCGCCGCTTCTTAATGGCCTTATGCACCTCCACGAACATGCTCACCTTCCAGTTGACAAACAGTGACAGCCAGGCCAGTCCCAGGTAGATCCAGAGCTCCACGAAGTAGCG
This genomic stretch from Dama dama isolate Ldn47 chromosome 7, ASM3311817v1, whole genome shotgun sequence harbors:
- the KCNK5 gene encoding potassium channel subfamily K member 5 isoform X1 — its product is MVDRGPLLTSAIIFYLAIGAAIFEVLEEPHWKEAKTNYYTQKVHLLKEFPCLGQDGLDRILQIVSNAAGQGVAITGNQTFNNWNWPNAMIFAATVITTIGYGNVAPKTPAGRLFCVFYGLFGVPLCLTWISALGKFFGGRAKRLGQFLTKRGVSLRKAQITCTAIFILWGVLVHLVIPPFVFMVTEEWDYIEGLYYSFITISTIGFGDFVAGVNPSANYHALYRYFVELWIYLGLAWLSLFVNWKVSMFVEVHKAIKKRRRRRKESFESSPHSRKALQVASGAASKDVNIFSFLSKKEETYNDLIKQIGKKAMKTGSGRERGPGPGPPGGGLPALPSSLSPLVVYSKSRVPSLEEVSQTLRSKGHVSRPSGEEAGVGPPEEGSPTSEVFSNQLDRISEEGEAWDAQDYHPLIFQSTSITFVNKEAGLLDEDTSKSSLEDNLAGEERPQERPTAEAPLNLGEFPSSDESTFTSTESELSVPYEQLMNEYNKAKCPQGT
- the KCNK5 gene encoding potassium channel subfamily K member 5 isoform X2, producing the protein MIFAATVITTIGYGNVAPKTPAGRLFCVFYGLFGVPLCLTWISALGKFFGGRAKRLGQFLTKRGVSLRKAQITCTAIFILWGVLVHLVIPPFVFMVTEEWDYIEGLYYSFITISTIGFGDFVAGVNPSANYHALYRYFVELWIYLGLAWLSLFVNWKVSMFVEVHKAIKKRRRRRKESFESSPHSRKALQVASGAASKDVNIFSFLSKKEETYNDLIKQIGKKAMKTGSGRERGPGPGPPGGGLPALPSSLSPLVVYSKSRVPSLEEVSQTLRSKGHVSRPSGEEAGVGPPEEGSPTSEVFSNQLDRISEEGEAWDAQDYHPLIFQSTSITFVNKEAGLLDEDTSKSSLEDNLAGEERPQERPTAEAPLNLGEFPSSDESTFTSTESELSVPYEQLMNEYNKAKCPQGT